The Cryptomeria japonica chromosome 6, Sugi_1.0, whole genome shotgun sequence genomic interval ctcaggcagttgcttctcaaactttgcaatccccaaaaacaccttcagccagtattattccatttccTCCTCAGTcgacaattgagccgaaatctcctaaacataagatgcatggtggtcttgatcctgtgcgagttaaagatcctatttttataaatcttgatgatgatatagatgaaaatgttattcatgatgaaaatgttactcctgttcattctgatagtgagtatgaatatgttgatgttgataaccatttatctaacgaattttctaaagcacttatcctagctcctagacaagaacaccgtggcttgggatatgaacatagcccttgtttggatcttgtgatagctccatctgctgtgttggatgttcctcctctagcgtgtttcctaccttcctgaaatattgatcagcaagatcggggggtagatgacgtgctagactagtttcattagcatagcagactctctcctcctctcttgatctcttttgttacttcttttatatgttattctcattcttctatttgttgtccttggtgttgtctacttgaggacgatgcaaagcattgagatctcttttggtctctctcatgttgactcaaaagacacatgtgttcccttcttctaggtgaccttccttgattggggaatgaagaacaattatgcatacatacatatgatatacatgaattatcatacagcatactgaccccgaggaaagcgaagtcaccttgtgctttgtgttttgtgtctattatccttgggcttatctcacacttgggggctaaatccttgtgataacgtgctcctttctcatttcttatatgtatcactaccttaaagcaatcacccccggtgaggcgtgtgtgatcgctttaacgtaggggggcatacatcccgttcatatcttttcaagatacttcaaaatttcttggcgaatttagctttgccttcaaattttttgatatctttcttgcatgactcatagtgagggagccttactactgacagtcatggttctccctcatgatcttcccttttactttgtcaatcgaagtcgtaagatccttagtccactgggggcttggtatatcttgccttcttgacgtggtgaaagtctttcaatgttgtttctttgtactttaccagaagtatgagcgtacgcttatactcctgctaaagtgggggctaaatgtagcgtcctaaaattgcgacactttcaatttcaactgcatttgggtcttcacgatggcggcgcaacgttgaacctgaatggagaccctgaaacctacttgcgacactaaaaactgcatttctctgcaccctggcctgatccctccttgcaccctgctgtcccgggaggtgggaccatggcgcccagcgctgtggtccttcaggactagggcgcccagcgccctggtcccccaggaccatggcgcccaacgccctggtcccccaggaccatggcgcccaacgccttggtccctggccctattttgggcccggtctcttgtgggcatcgagtctttaagtttgcaaattggaaaataatgtttcctggtcagcctaaggtcggaaaaatcagtctatcagcactaattgacaagtatataaactacatttcctctcccattttggtagatggaaaagaggcggaaacgacattcaagcattcaagcattccttcaagcaattgagcattctaagtttccattcaaggctaagtgttgcattcaagacaaggattcaaccattgaagaggagatcacatacaacatacaacatactacatacattacaccttcgcatgtaagaatacaaacattcttacaacaaggtatcagtacttgtttacattacaaacatttacatttacaacattctcatttcttggttaattccaaaaccggggtttgacctaaaggcaaacccctcatccctaaccccctaatcgtcctctcttttctgtgtgtaggttgcaggtacgcgactgtaattgaagatctggaatccttgtgcagagatgaacagatcccccttcgttttgcggatttttcggaggactgtgtgcacgccgggcgccatcgtcccgtcaactttcgctcaaatttgtagaacagcaccgtctcgacattttactgctaattccaggtccgcagcttcatcccatatccctatctctgtttataagtgaatctttcctactttacatacattcctagttcaatcattctatctatattctttacaaaagagggtatccttgatgtcacaacccttgaaactcatttagaatccaatcctgcattgtgtgggattggatcttgtgggtttcaacccctcttttgaatgtaaagtctctcctaattgaaaaccatcaaccctagtgacctcctctctccttggggagggagaacaactagggttcgatttttccgctttacacctatatagccgcccaaacaccttttttagatataagtgcagatttcgggattcaaacgacgcaacaagttgcagatccgagagAAGCAGACAGAGacggaaccatacaccaagtttcggagcagaagaccaggacaggggcgtggggcgccctggtcctgccaggtgaggggcgctaggcgccttggtccctgggacaggggcgctgggcgccctcgtcctcctgacagacagcaatttttaagcatttccgacagttttccagattgcaaagtggcagtttcaggtgcagaatcaggacagtggcgcccgcgcccccgtcccaaacattttcactcagatttttactctgggtatgcatctgcattcttgtcttgtccttatgtttgcagctttccattgtttaagttcaattctgcaatcttgttattagttcatacttgcattttggggttaagaattgaacttgcataatcttacctttcaattacaacaaaggaatagaaaccctaataggtagcccgtggctctctctttcaccaaaaagaagtagccaattgtgcgatacctctaggctctttcgtattccgtaatgtgtgacaaaaggtaggattaggacatgttagcctagtctcgcttttttcccccacacagtttcAGCATTATCTCTCAGTATTGATTTGAGGAGTCGTATTCTCAGTGCACTTCCATCAGATGCTTGGTATCAGGAGGTCAGCGCATAGATTGCTTCAGGTGGGCCTGTGGATGACAGATATGCAGGTTATTCATTGGAGTTTGATGGTCTTTGTCATTTGGGAAGTATCTATGTTCCACCTTCATGTGGTCTTCAAGCATTGATCTTATTAGAGgctcatcgtgcaccttactcaacaCATCCAAGTGTCAAAAAGATGCAAACAAATTTACGTCAGCTATAGCATTGGGCAGGTATGAGAAGAGATATAACGGATTTTGTGTCTTGTTTCTTAGAGTGTCAGGGCGTGAAGGCAAAGCATCAACATCCAACAAGTTTGTTGCAGTCAAACCTGGTTCTAGATTAGAAATGGgacattatatctatggatttcatcgtTTGTTTGTTGATGTCCTCTCATcaacatgatgctatcatggtcgtCGTTGATCAGTTGACTAAGATGGCACACTTTTCTCCTATCAAATCTTATTATACAACAATAATAGTGGCTCAAGTTTTCTTGGAGGACatagtgagattgcatggtattcctcatCGGATTATATCAGATCGTGATCAAGTGTTCACTTCAGCATTGTTGACGACTTTGTAGCATGACCTAGGAGCTTAGTTGAATTTCAGTTCAGCTTACCATCCTGAGATAGATGGTCAAACAGAGAGAGTTAAACAGGTTCTTGAGGATATGTTTcagatgtatgtcatggatcaacaGTCTAGATGGGAGGACTACATtcatttggttgagtttgcatacaataatggcTATCATAGTtcgattggtatgtctccttttcaGGCTTTATATGGTCGGTTGTTTCatacgcccttgagttgggacaaATTGGAGGATAGAGTCCTCTTGGGTTCAAATATGTTGCAAGATATGGAGCAACAGGTGACTCGTATTCGTGAGCACTTGAGAGCAGCGCAGGACATGTAGAATAAATATGCAGATGCTCATCGAGTTGATCATTAGTTTTCAGTGGGTGACAAGGTGTTCTTGAGGGTGCGTCCATGAAAGGGTCCCATCtgatatggaaaaggctctaagttggcgcctcattttgtaggaccaattgagattttggagaggattggtcctgTAGCTTATCATCTAACCTTGCCACCCATCTTGTCTTGCATCCATGATGTATTCCATGTATCGGTTTTGAGGCCATATTTAcctaatgtgacacatgttttggattggcaTTCATTGCAAGTAGAGGATTGACAACTTTCCTTGGAGGTCGTGCACATTCTTCAGTGTCAGGGGTTGACCCTCACATGTTGGGacatagagcaggtaagggtccaatTGGATTTGAACGATGATTCTtcgatgacttgggaggatgcagtgcgGATGAGAGAGTTATACCCCTATTTGCTCTTAGGCTTCTAAGAGTAAGCCtagacaaagggggggaggatgtagtgtccctcctagacttgcattttgatttgcgcATTGATAGACCTATTTAAACATTTGATGGATGCTTAGATGGCTACTTATGACTCTATTGCTATCTTAGATGGTATTGATGATGCTAGTTACTTtatgtggatttatgttatttgatatgactcatgaTGTTTGATGATTTATATGATTGATGATGTTAGACATACTATATGACATGTGGTATTTGATGATTCCCATGGATGTTAGCATGTAGGAtcaccatgatggatggatttatatgacttATGGATTCATATGTGGAATATATAACTTATAATGTTATGGTTGTACTAACCCTATTTTGTGATTATGGTTTGATGCAAtgctttgatgttatattgtgtgattgTTTTTGTGAAAGGGACGATGCCTTATCACTTGTTGTGATCATGATATGGTGTTGCGATTCTCTTTTCACTTATTTGTTTAtcatgatatgtgtgtgtgtgtatcatatcgtgtggttgcaggattgcaggtactagacatcgactccacctggtctcacaggtttgagcatgtcctATTCCAATGGCAAGTTATTGGAGATGACATAATTTACTTCACACACTCTTGGCTTAGGATGTATACCTTGTCAGTTTCGTCATGGTGCAAGTTGCTGGTCAATGTCTTGTATCGTTGTTTGACCCTTTTGATAGGTTGATTGAGGTGATGTGAGTGTATATTGTATTATTTAGTAATGTTGATTTGTAAGTATTATTATAGTTTGATTattcatttgtttatttatttatttatttgacctattgtttattaattatttgattattgcttattgtttaattgatttaatttatttgatttattgtttattaattatttaattgtcaTTTATTGTTTAATTAGTTTTATTTATTAATGGTGTTCTATTGGTATTTGATTTATTGAgtgttatttactttattttatttaatggtttcctttttggatttattattgttattatctatttattaatatttatttaatctttgtCATTTTATTTATATTGTGTTCAAGGcttattattttattggatgattaaataatattattacccatggatattatttaattttgggattcaattattattttattaattgtctTTTTACCCTTCTTggttattttattttgatattatctacctacccttttattttaTTGGCCGAATGGTGggaggtaggtaaataatatatGTATTTATTATATGCCTTGAATTTATGTGTGGGTAGGTATCATATATGGTTTttgggattattttgattggttggcttTTATgatagttttgagtttgatttttgaaTATATTTGGACTTCCTGTGCATTCATGAGGGTTGGCTTCTGGAGGAATTTTCAGATTGCTTGTAGGATTTtgctttggttttggttttggattGCACCTCGGAGCTTGCTGGATTTGGAGCTTTCTTCATCGGATTTCATTGCCCTTGCTTCTTTTTCCAGGTTGGATTTGATTGCCCTATTCTTAGTTTTGATTCCACGAAAATATTGTCTGTTGGTGTTTGTCAAAAGATTGTCTTGGGGATAATTTTGGGAATGAATTAGTTGTTTATCGCTAGCATGATTGAAAGCAATTCGATTGGGAAAGGATTGTATTTCATTCTAGGAATCTTGTTCTGTGCATTGCTAGAAATGGTAATTGGTAAACTTATGTTTGCATTGAAATGATCCCTTTGAATAATATGTGTATGGGATTTGTGTTGTAGAGGTTTACATTGTCCTTAGGAATCCTATTTCAGGGCCTTACTGTTTCATTCAATCTTTTGGTTGATTGGTTTGAAGTTTGAGTTTCCCCGCGACTCACTGTGTGCATGATTTTGCCTGTAGATGTTGAGATCTTTGGGAATTTGGACTTGATGGCTTAATTAGAGCTTTATTTTGGTTTTATGTTAGATTCCTGAGTCTTTTGGGTCATATTTAGACCTTTGCAGGGCCTGTGTCTGAATCTGGGCAAGCTTCAATACCTTTGTATCTTGTTTTTTGTGAATTGGTTGCATATTacaaaagagattaaaaaaaagAACAATAGCACTACTCTGGGCTACAATAGCGCTAGAGTATTGAGAAAAGCACCAAAGTAGTGTCAATAGATTTTTGGGTCGGTTTTGGCTTCTCAGTTGACTTTCTTTGATTGATTTTGATTCTAGAGGCCATGTCTTGTTAAAATTGATGTTTTTGGGGCACTGTGCCATTCATTTGTGTTGAGTTTGAATCCTTTTAGGCTCGGGCAAGTAGTTTGCACTTGTTCGTTGAGGTTTTGTAATGTTGTTTCGACAAGTTGAGCgtatccttgttgttgaggatggttTATTGCAACTCCAacgagaggttatgttgtgcctcgcTGTTGAGGACCATGTGATGTCTTTGGATTCATGTTTTGCCCCTATTTATGGGTATTTGtcattcttgaggctctctttattgttgcattttaACATTGTGAGCTTATGGCTTGATTCTTGTCAAGAGGTTCTTGGTTGTATGATTGATGGTGGTCAATTGTGTTTCAGTTGTATCAGATATGTAATGGCTTTTGGATGCTTTCCATGTTGAGCTTCATATTGTTATTATGGTGTTCTTTTGTTTATTTTataccctatggttatggtccatggttgggagagtgggctcttgcatgtgtggaccagggtcATGAGCATTAGGCCCCTAGGAGGGGGTCTAGATttgttggaaccacatgaagagttttctttgtaattgcaagtgataacattaataatttattagtgagtttgggtatttaggaattcactaaacaagataatgaTTGGTTTGTGGCCCCACCTCATTTCCCTTGAGGTATACTCGAGATGAGCTTGGTAAGACTGTTGGAGCAGTAAACCtatctcccttgaatggctccaaggttgagacggttccacatgtctatcaaggtgtggcttggccccttctattttgaggatagcatgtgatgacactctttccctgcATGTGTCCATTTTCCATATGCCTTGTTTTGTTGCTATGCCTCTGGaagtttttgttgttttgatttggccTTGCGATGTGGTTTGGATGTTGTATTCATGCTGGAGTCTCATTttgtcatgttgtatcctttggttgttagatgtcagcctaggtcttgagtgcgagttggaaccttatgtcatctcctagcacaggggggtggttccttattggttccacatggtcgggtggtttgatgctgtcatgcccaaacttttgggcaaaaacacaacaacaatttttttttaaaaacaacctAAAATACTAATTACTCGATaataaagatgagataaataaattTATCTAAGCTAAAGGTTAACTCGTGCATTAAATGAATGGGttcctagagttaatttaattaacttaaccACTCAACCGTTAACATTTTTACGCGGAAATAATTCTCCAAAAGAAAGTGTCTTTACcactttattaattaataaattaatttaaccaaataaTCCTTTAATtttaatcaagagatattaattatctcaactgGTATTTAATTGCGctaggaataattaaaataatgttatcacttattttattgaatttaaaataattaattgggcAAATGTAAATAATGTTATTAGATTCGAGAATGGGTGTTGAACTCAACTTGATTGGTCTCAGGCATAGGATTGCGATGGGAGCGTTGGTCGGCGTCTGTATTCCGTCGCCGAGCTAGGGCAGTCGTGCCCTAGCTCCTTCTTGTTGTGCCTGCATCTGCGTAGGGGGCGTGTTCGATCGCGTGTGTTGGGGGGGAGCCATTTTTTGCTGTCGTAGGTTCTGTTTCTTCTTTTTTGGCCGTCGATCTGTGCTGGGACGGGTTTGTTTGGGCTGTGCATGCGTGCGGGAGTTGTGCGTTTGTGCTTGACGCATCTGATCTCTCTTTTTCTGATTGCGGATTTGTGTAGCGCCTGCGAATTGGTTGCAGCGCTGTTGTGACGGGTTGGGGCTGTGTTGGGCCCGGACGGATCCCATCGCTGTGGGGTGTCCAGGGCTGAGAGGGCTAATGGCCAAGGGGGAGCCGCCTAGGGCGGTGCCTGGTTCAAAATTTCAAGAAGCAGTGGGTATGAATGTGCCAGGTCAGGAAGCAAGGGTTTTTGAAAATGCCCTCTTCTCACAGAATACAGGGGCTACGGATCCAGGCTCGCCTGTGGGATCTCGGATCACGAAGATTAACGAATGTCTTGAAAGGTGCAAAGATAGACCCAAATTGGTAATTCCCTTTGaaatgattgctgaagatgtcgaaTATTACTCTAAACATTCGTTGTATTGCAAGTTCCTGGGTTTAAGAGTTTCTCTCCAATTTCTGGAAAACTGGGCTCAGAAAGTGTGGGAACCAGAGGGCGAAATGGAGGTTACGCTGCTAGTAAATAATTTTTTCATGGTAACTTTTCTTTGTATGGCTGATCGGAATAGGGTTTTTGAGAGTGGACCCtatttttataaccaggtggggTTATTCGTCAAACCATGGCATGCAGGATTTAATCCTTCTGAGGAGCTTCCAAATCGGGTTCCGGTGTGGGTTCGGTTACCCAAATTCCCTATAGAATGTTGTCGCGAGGATGTTCTCCATATGCTTGCATCGATGCTCGAGAAGCCGGTGGGTCCTTCATCACAAACCTTGGGTAAGAAAGTTATGACTTTTGCTCGAATTTGTGTGGAACTTGATTTGAGTAGACCACTGCCTGATGCGGTAGAGATGTGTGCGGGCTCACATTCTTGGGTGCAACAACTGGATTATGAGACCCTTCCTTTTCGATGCCGCCTTTGTCATGAATATGGCCATCTTGTGAGAAGATGCCCAAAGGCCAAGTCAGTGGAACAGCAATTTTCGCCTCCTTCTCGTGATATTCCTAGTGCGGACAAAGGGAAGAAGCCTGTTGTTGGGGAGGGCAAAGATGCTGAGGGCTTTGTTCAGGTTAAGGCTCGTAATCGAAACAGAGGCCAGAAGCGAACTCTAAGGGAGCGACAGGAAGAAGATACCTTTAACAGGTTCGAGATCTTGGATGAATTGGGTCAGCCAGAAGTTAATCCTGGATTAATTATTGAGGATGAACATGCAGGGGATTCTAGAATGGGGACTATTTCTTCCATTCCTCCTGCTGATTCTCATGGGGAGCCTGCCATGCCTATGGTCACGGATGGGCAAACAGGGGTTCAGATGATATTAGAGCCAAATGTTGAATTGGGACAAGGGGTAGAGAATGTTTCTATTCTTGCACAGACTGCAGCTCCAGAGTCGGATAAGCGAGGTAAATCTTCTCCTCATCTGGGCATTCTTCAAAAAGATGGCAAGAAGGGGGTCTCAGAGAAAAATGTTAAAATGGGACGaaagaaggacttagaaaagattAAGATGATTGGGGAGACATTGGTGGAGTCAGGTTCTGTGAAGACCTTGGATTCCCACTTTTCGACTCCTTCGAAATGATGgttatctcatggaatgtaaggggcttgaacagcgGCCCTAGACAAAAGGCTGTTTGGGAATTAGTTAGGAGTCATTCGCCTGATGTTCTCTTCCTTCAGGAGACTAAGGTTTCTGTGGAATGCATGATGAGTATTGCATCTAAGCTGTGGAGGAATGGTCTATGTCAGTGTATTGGAGCTCAGGGATCTTCGGGGGGTGTGGCATGTCTCTGGAACCCACGAAAGATCCAACCTGTGTCCTGGATTTCCTTTAAGTCCTCCTTATCCTTGGTTGCTCTGTGCACTAGTCGGGGGAATCTGTTCTCTTTTCTAATGTCTACGCTCCTATTGACTTCCAAGGTAAGCTCCTTGTCTggaataatatttttttggttCGTAGTTTATTTCCTTACTTGCCATGGATTGTTGCTGGGGACTTTAATGCTATTCTTGATCTAACGGAAAAATGAGGAGGTAATACAAGACTGGATCCTTCTTCTTTCTTGCTCCGAGATAATATCTCAGCACTCAATCTCGTGGATATCAAGCCTAGCAATGGACgcttcacttggaataatagaagggaGGGTGACAGGTGCATTGCTGAACGCTTAGACCGCTTCATGGTTTCCTATTTTTGGGTGGGTGGATTGTGGTCTTCCAGTTCTGAAATTTTGGATTGGAGAGGCTCGGATCATTGGCCAATAAAGCTTGTCATTTCTTCAACTCGTCTGCCTCAGAAGCCGCCTTTTAAGTTCCAGCTTATGTGGCTTCGTGACCCGGACCTCTATGGTTGTGTTGCCGAATGGTGGCAGGTTGGCAGGCCGGCTTTTGGTACAGCAATGTATGTTTTTGCTAAGCTTCTCCAGTATGTTAAGTATCAGCTCAAATGGTGGAATCGACAAAGCTTTGGAAACATCTACCAGGCAAAACATGAAGCTCAAGTCGAGTTGAATGGCATTACCAGATTGATTAGGGAGGAGGGAGTGTCTGAGTACTTGTTGCGGGAAGAAGCCAGAGCTTTAAGAGCTTTGGAGGAATGGGAGTTGAGAGAGGAAATCTTTTGGAAACAGAAAGCTCGGATTGAGTGGCTTCAGGAGGGAGACAAGAACACTGCCTTCtttttcaattcagtgaaagcCAGACAACATGGTAATGCTATTTCATCTTTGGTGACTGATAGGGGGGAGGTTATTTCTTCTACTCAGGGTATCGCTGATGAAGCAGTGCAGTATTTTGCTTCTTTATTTAGAGAGGAAGCACAGGGAGACTCTGTTGCAGAGGCCCAGGTCCTTTCCTGTATTCCTTCTTTGGTTTCTTTGGAAATGAAACAACATCTTATGATTGTCATAACTTTGGAGGAGTTAGAAAAAATTGTTTTCCAGATGAAAAAAGGTAAGGCTCCTGGTCCAGACGGTTTCCCGATTGAGttcttccaagaattttgggaCATTATCAAGTTTGATTTATTGGCAGTTGTTCAAGAATCTCAGAAGAATAAGCAAATGCTTCAGGCCCTGAACTCTACATTCTTGGCACTCATTCCCAAGGGGGAGGGGGCTGACCGGTTAAGTCAATTTCGCCATATTTCTCTTTGCAACGTAACTTATAAAATTATATCTAAATTGATTGCTGAAAGGTTGAAAAAGTGGCTTACTGTGCTAATCTCCGAAGAGCAGAGTGGCTTTGTGGAAGGTCGTCAGATTTTGGATGGGGTGGTGGTGGCTACTGAGACTATCCATTCCATGGCCAGCTCTAAAGCCAAAGCTATGttcatcaagctggatatggccaaGGCGTATGACagagttcgttggtccttcctGTAAAAGGTTTTGAGTGCCTTTGGTTTTGAGGAGGAATGGATTtgttgggttatgagttgtgtgggGTCGACTTCCTTCTCAGTTTTGATGAATGGGGAGCACTCCAACCTCTTTGGGGCCTCTCGGGGTTTGCGGCAgggtgaccccctttctccttacTTGTTTCTTCTTTTGGTGGAAGGTTTGGGTCGGTTGATTAAAAGGAATGTTGAAGGAGGCTTTATTCAGGGCTGGCAGTGGGGAGGGGGTATTCCTGTTCAGTCTCAcctacagtttgtggatgatacagctTTGATGGGTTTGGCTACTATTAGGGAGGCTTCTAACATGCGCAGTGTGCTAGATGTCTACCTTGCTGCTTCTGGTCAGTTAATTAATGAGGGCaagtcttcaatttttttcttcaacactccGCCTTCAATTCAACGAAGAATTGCTCATATTCTCAGGTTCCAAATTGGAAGTCTTCCTTTGCTATACCTTGGGATCCCCATCTCTACTGGCAGGCAGTCTAGGGATTCCTGGCAGGTTATTCTGGATAAGTTCAATGTCAAAGTGAACCACTGGACTCATCGTTGGCTGTCCTTTGCTGGTCGGGTCCAGTTACTTCAATCTATGGTGCAGGCTCTTCCTCTTTACAGATGTTTGATTCAGGTGGCGCCGATGAGCTTTGTTAAGAGCCTTGATTCCTTAGCCAGACAGTTTTTATGGGCTGGTAATTTGTCATCAACTAAGTGGAGCCTTATTAAGTGGGAGACTGTTTGTAGTCCTAAAAGATTTGGTGGTCTTGGATTACGTCAATCATTGCTTTCTGGTACTGCTCTGGCAGCTAAATTGTATTGGCGATGGTGTGTGGAATAGGATCGGGTGTGGGCTAGGATCTTGTCTCACAAGTACTTTTTTGGGATCCCCCAGCGTGATACCCCTCAATATAGCTTGGCAGGGAAAGGCTCGACGATTTGGAACACTCTCAAGAAGGGGGTTGTGCTCATTAAGGGTGGTCTCTTCTGGATTTGTAAGAGTGGGACAGAGGTACAGTTCTGGCATGACTCCTGGGATGGCTACCCCCCCATAG includes:
- the LOC131030678 gene encoding uncharacterized protein LOC131030678, whose amino-acid sequence is MAKGEPPRAVPGSKFQEAVGMNVPGQEARVFENALFSQNTGATDPGSPVGSRITKINECLERCKDRPKLVIPFEMIAEDVEYYSKHSLYCKFLGLRVSLQFLENWAQKVWEPEGEMEVTLLVNNFFMVTFLCMADRNRVFESGPYFYNQVGLFVKPWHAGFNPSEELPNRVPVWVRLPKFPIECCREDVLHMLASMLEKPVGPSSQTLGKKVMTFARICVELDLSRPLPDAVEMCAGSHSWVQQLDYETLPFRCRLCHEYGHLVRRCPKAKSVEQQFSPPSRDIPSADKGKKPVVGEGKDAEGFVQVKARNRNRGQKRTLRERQEEDTFNRFEILDELGQPEVNPGLIIEDEHAGDSRMGTISSIPPADSHGEPAMPMVTDGQTGVQMILEPNVELGQGVENVSILAQTAAPESDKRGKSSPHLGILQKDGKKGVSEKNVKMGRKKDLEKIKMIGETLVESGSVKTLDSHFSTPSK